In bacterium, the following are encoded in one genomic region:
- a CDS encoding DUF1343 domain-containing protein: MGIDILQKNGFKELKGMKIGLCTNYQTTDRFLRPTIELFNDHLKSRLKVIFTPEHGLYSALQDQISDHDTRFGKVPVISLYGRKLSPSECDMASIDAMVIDLIDIGTRYYTFTQTAILCMKASARSRKPVFVLDRPNPLDGIKVEGPVLESSFSSFVGLYPLPVRHGMTIAEICSLVNAEYHIGCDLRIIRIKGWKRAWSHIDTGLSWTMPSPNMPSPETALVYPGMCLLEGTNVSEGRGTTRPFEIFGAPWVNPSGLVLELNKVVKQERLAGVRFRPAFFSPTFSKFANKVCGGAQISVTDPHRFRSFLTGLAVIKTLFKRHSSWFAWRLPPYEYEKKKLPFDILTGNSWIRKSIEHGEPLRVIERKWQKGIINFLALRQGYLLYK, from the coding sequence TTGGGCATTGATATCCTGCAGAAAAACGGCTTTAAAGAACTGAAAGGCATGAAAATCGGATTATGCACAAACTACCAAACAACTGATAGATTTTTGCGGCCAACGATCGAATTGTTCAATGATCACCTAAAATCCCGCCTCAAGGTCATTTTTACTCCAGAGCACGGACTATACAGTGCCCTACAAGATCAAATCAGCGATCATGATACCCGCTTTGGCAAAGTTCCGGTCATCAGTTTGTACGGCAGAAAATTATCGCCGTCAGAGTGTGACATGGCAAGCATTGATGCGATGGTCATCGACCTCATTGATATCGGCACCAGGTACTACACTTTTACTCAAACCGCGATTTTGTGCATGAAAGCATCTGCCCGGTCGCGTAAACCAGTTTTCGTGCTGGACCGCCCAAATCCCCTTGACGGAATAAAGGTTGAAGGACCAGTGCTGGAATCAAGTTTCAGTTCCTTTGTCGGCCTGTACCCCTTGCCGGTACGGCACGGCATGACGATCGCCGAGATCTGCAGTCTTGTGAATGCCGAATATCATATCGGGTGCGATCTTCGCATTATCCGGATCAAGGGGTGGAAACGCGCATGGTCCCATATTGACACGGGATTGTCCTGGACCATGCCGTCACCTAATATGCCATCACCGGAAACGGCTCTTGTCTATCCGGGCATGTGCCTGCTTGAAGGCACTAATGTTTCAGAAGGGCGGGGTACGACCAGGCCATTCGAGATCTTCGGCGCGCCCTGGGTCAATCCCTCCGGCTTGGTTTTGGAACTCAACAAAGTTGTAAAACAGGAAAGGCTTGCTGGCGTCCGGTTCCGTCCTGCTTTTTTCAGTCCCACGTTCAGCAAATTCGCGAACAAGGTCTGCGGTGGCGCTCAAATCAGTGTCACGGACCCGCATCGGTTCAGGTCGTTCCTGACCGGGCTCGCGGTCATCAAGACCCTGTTCAAACGGCATTCAAGCTGGTTTGCCTGGCGTTTGCCGCCTTATGAATATGAAAAAAAGAAACTGCCCTTTGATATCCTGACCGGCAACTCCTGGATCAGGAAATCTATTGAGCACGGCGAACCACTCAGAGTGATCGAACGGAAATGGCAGAAGGGCATCATTAATTTCCTTGCATTAAGGCAAGGATACCTGCTATATAAATAA
- a CDS encoding NDP-sugar synthase, translating into MNAIILAAGLGARLNPLTDTTPKPLLPLMNKPIIGTIIDKLVHTGCAKIGVNVYYQHNIIADFLLRYSSLIKISLEDELAGTGGAFLGFKDLLDDMILVHNCDVVSEIDINELFTIHRSKNPLATIALTRNATTDLVAVDGDRVKQFNKTAGANNYTYTGIAVLSPRITDYFPSGQQRFSLVDHVFKNALANNEYILGHAVKGKWIDIGTPGSYWRTHKLLAEKTMTVPEIHCPDPVCIHETSSVKTKDVRGFLIVGPNSSIGRNVVIENTVVFAGSRIMEGTYRNCLLSGSFCIRDLDNEGNDSR; encoded by the coding sequence ATGAACGCGATAATACTTGCTGCCGGCCTTGGAGCGCGGCTCAACCCTTTAACAGATACAACACCAAAACCATTATTGCCCTTGATGAATAAACCGATAATCGGCACGATCATTGATAAGCTGGTCCATACGGGTTGCGCAAAAATCGGAGTTAATGTATATTATCAACATAACATTATTGCCGATTTTTTATTGAGATATTCCTCATTGATTAAGATTTCCCTTGAAGATGAACTTGCAGGCACCGGAGGAGCTTTTCTAGGCTTTAAAGACCTGCTGGATGACATGATTTTGGTCCATAACTGTGATGTCGTGTCGGAGATCGATATCAATGAATTGTTCACTATCCACCGGTCTAAAAACCCGCTGGCTACCATTGCCCTTACAAGGAATGCCACAACAGACCTTGTCGCTGTCGATGGCGACCGCGTAAAACAGTTCAACAAAACCGCCGGTGCTAATAATTACACGTACACGGGCATCGCGGTCCTTTCCCCCAGGATCACGGATTATTTCCCATCCGGCCAGCAGCGTTTCAGCCTGGTCGATCATGTGTTCAAGAATGCTTTAGCCAATAATGAATATATCCTGGGGCACGCGGTCAAGGGAAAATGGATCGACATCGGCACTCCCGGATCGTACTGGAGAACCCACAAACTCCTGGCTGAAAAAACAATGACGGTTCCGGAGATTCACTGCCCCGATCCAGTCTGCATCCATGAAACGAGTTCAGTGAAAACAAAGGATGTCAGGGGCTTTTTGATCGTCGGACCAAATTCGTCGATCGGCAGAAATGTCGTGATAGAAAATACGGTGGTCTTCGCGGGCAGCCGAATAATGGAGGGAACTTACAGGAATTGCCTGTTGTCAGGAAGTTTCTGCATACGGGACCTTGATAATGAAGGGAACGATAGCCGATAA
- a CDS encoding phosphotransferase: MKGTIADKITRLGYSITEMIDTGGSPRLFFRCREGSKSYIAVFDRQHGREYLKLQKHLLKAEVAVPKIYRVHSDLLITEDLGRRSLLRLAAESPRRAVPYYKKAIGELIKFQIKARPGAPVKVYYDTRHIGWEQSYFKKFFLRQYMKLPQQSIKELDPVFLKLKLDVNNAIKPVTGFLMHRDFQSSNIMIKDSKVRIIDFQSARIGPLTYDLAALLRDPYVNIPARTEHVLVDYYLRAVRVAASWLDIDENRFLQAYRLCAVQRLLQALGAFANLSLNRGKPHFGKHISRGIEFLTRSLRGTDYEKILTVMESHG; encoded by the coding sequence ATGAAGGGAACGATAGCCGATAAGATTACCCGCCTTGGCTATTCGATAACTGAAATGATCGATACCGGCGGCTCGCCGCGCTTGTTTTTCCGGTGCCGGGAAGGATCAAAAAGCTACATCGCGGTCTTTGATCGCCAGCACGGCCGCGAATATCTAAAACTGCAGAAACATCTTTTAAAAGCTGAAGTCGCGGTACCGAAGATCTATCGCGTGCATAGCGATCTGCTGATCACCGAAGACCTGGGCCGGCGATCATTATTGCGGCTAGCCGCCGAAAGTCCCAGGCGTGCAGTACCGTACTATAAAAAGGCGATTGGGGAACTGATAAAATTTCAGATCAAAGCTCGGCCCGGTGCGCCCGTCAAGGTTTACTACGACACGAGGCACATTGGATGGGAGCAAAGTTACTTTAAAAAATTTTTTTTGCGCCAGTACATGAAGCTCCCGCAACAATCGATCAAAGAACTGGACCCGGTTTTCTTAAAACTCAAACTGGATGTAAATAATGCCATAAAACCGGTCACCGGATTCCTGATGCACCGGGACTTTCAGTCATCGAACATCATGATCAAGGATTCCAAGGTCCGGATCATTGATTTTCAATCCGCCCGCATCGGACCGCTGACCTACGACCTGGCCGCGTTGCTGCGAGACCCGTACGTGAACATCCCGGCGAGAACCGAACACGTGCTCGTTGATTACTACTTGCGGGCGGTCCGGGTGGCGGCCAGCTGGCTGGACATCGATGAAAACCGGTTCCTGCAGGCTTACCGGCTTTGCGCGGTTCAGCGCCTGCTCCAGGCTCTGGGCGCTTTCGCGAACCTTTCGCTGAATCGGGGCAAACCGCATTTTGGAAAACATATCAGCCGGGGTATTGAATTTCTAACGCGGTCTTTACGCGGCACTGATTACGAAAAGATCCTGACCGTCATGGAAAGTCATGGCTAA
- a CDS encoding serine hydrolase domain-containing protein, whose translation MAKDTSDLDAVMKENVNCRCFPSGAVIWIGLKGKTFFQGSYGFLQVVPRREKMHFHTIFDLASLTKPLATAMAVMVLHQEKVLKLGDPVSRYLPEFRGQPNGAASLEELLTHTAGLPSWYPLYLLGGNCRTGYLSRAHIRDKAVNYSCLGYVILGEIIAEVTDMRLDRFCHSRIFKKARLNNTLFCPGAKPSIAATEFGNEHEKQKVRRYQNNKNSARRVQWRNYVLRGEVHDGNCYYAYRGVSGNAGLFSNATDLAKFLNAYINGDVVSMQSVANMTRNHTGRMGSERFGLGWKVDMYPGALSTRSFGHTGFTGTMICVDPARELVVVFLANSVHPRVRLGIMPLIRKKIIESVVKAI comes from the coding sequence ATGGCTAAAGACACCAGCGACCTCGACGCAGTGATGAAAGAGAACGTGAATTGCAGGTGTTTTCCATCCGGCGCAGTGATCTGGATCGGCCTGAAGGGGAAAACGTTTTTTCAGGGAAGTTATGGCTTCTTGCAGGTCGTACCCAGGCGGGAGAAAATGCACTTCCATACGATCTTTGATCTTGCCTCGCTCACCAAACCGCTGGCTACCGCCATGGCGGTCATGGTGTTACACCAGGAAAAAGTTCTGAAACTGGGTGATCCGGTAAGCAGGTATCTACCTGAATTCCGCGGCCAGCCAAACGGCGCAGCATCGCTTGAGGAATTACTAACGCATACCGCCGGGTTGCCGTCCTGGTATCCGCTGTATCTGCTGGGCGGTAATTGCCGGACCGGATATCTGAGCCGCGCCCATATCCGGGATAAAGCGGTCAATTACTCCTGCCTTGGTTATGTTATTTTAGGCGAAATAATCGCTGAGGTAACCGACATGCGGCTTGACCGGTTCTGCCATTCAAGGATATTTAAAAAAGCGCGCCTGAACAATACCTTGTTCTGCCCCGGGGCAAAACCCAGCATCGCTGCCACCGAATTCGGCAACGAACATGAAAAACAAAAGGTCCGCCGGTACCAGAATAACAAAAACTCTGCCCGGCGGGTTCAGTGGAGAAACTATGTGCTGCGCGGCGAAGTGCACGACGGCAACTGCTATTATGCATACCGCGGCGTTTCGGGTAATGCCGGTCTTTTCTCCAATGCGACCGACCTTGCGAAATTCTTAAACGCCTACATCAACGGCGATGTCGTTAGTATGCAGTCGGTGGCGAACATGACGCGAAACCACACGGGCCGCATGGGTTCCGAGCGCTTCGGTCTGGGCTGGAAAGTCGATATGTACCCCGGTGCTTTGTCCACGCGGTCATTCGGTCATACCGGGTTCACCGGCACCATGATCTGCGTTGACCCGGCGCGCGAACTCGTGGTCGTGTTCCTTGCCAATAGCGTCCATCCCCGCGTGCGGCTGGGCATCATGCCCTTGATCAGGAAAAAAATAATCGAATCAGTGGTTAAGGCGATCTGA
- a CDS encoding UbiA family prenyltransferase encodes MTGTLRNKTNIWDYVFVTRPILLVPVWGFLLLGYYRSGGPRFFVSGYFVYTLACYSLLLAALYILNQIFDVQSDAINRKHLVIAEGLLPKKGAYLCAFVMLAVALVMMLRLPMLMIMFFLFSLLCGTLYSLPPVKLKARPIVDFTVNAIGYGFFNFSLGWLTHRPFSIDTFIFSLPYVFAVGAIFINTTIQDIDGDIKSGYCTTGIFLGKNKALILSTSLISCCIVSSAVTRDLICLIPSVLALPLFIIAAVKRDLDSVARSIRIGGPLLILMTGVLFPYFFIVCLLVLLFLRLYYRKRFNISYPDVSTKDYRS; translated from the coding sequence TTGACCGGTACCCTGCGAAATAAAACAAATATCTGGGATTATGTTTTCGTAACCCGGCCGATCCTGCTGGTGCCGGTCTGGGGTTTTTTATTGCTTGGCTATTATCGCTCCGGCGGACCCCGGTTCTTTGTCAGCGGCTACTTTGTTTACACGTTGGCGTGTTATTCCCTGTTGCTTGCCGCGCTTTATATCTTGAATCAGATCTTTGATGTACAATCAGACGCGATCAATAGAAAGCACCTCGTTATTGCGGAAGGACTCTTGCCGAAAAAGGGAGCTTATCTTTGCGCTTTCGTCATGCTCGCCGTCGCATTGGTCATGATGCTGCGGCTGCCCATGCTTATGATCATGTTCTTTTTATTCTCCCTGCTATGCGGAACGCTTTATTCGCTTCCCCCGGTAAAATTAAAAGCGCGTCCGATCGTCGATTTTACGGTCAACGCGATCGGTTACGGATTTTTCAATTTTTCGCTGGGATGGTTGACGCACCGGCCGTTCTCCATCGATACCTTTATCTTTTCGCTGCCTTACGTATTCGCGGTTGGTGCTATTTTCATCAATACCACCATTCAGGACATCGACGGCGATATCAAAAGCGGTTATTGCACGACCGGGATCTTTTTGGGCAAGAATAAGGCGCTGATACTAAGTACGTCCCTCATATCCTGTTGTATCGTTTCATCGGCAGTCACCCGGGACCTGATATGCCTGATCCCGTCGGTGTTAGCGCTGCCTTTATTCATCATTGCCGCGGTCAAACGCGATCTCGATTCGGTCGCTCGTTCGATCCGCATCGGTGGTCCATTGTTGATCTTGATGACCGGTGTGCTGTTCCCTTATTTTTTCATCGTTTGTTTACTCGTGTTATTATTTCTGCGGCTCTATTACCGTAAAAGGTTCAATATCAGTTATCCCGATGTCAGCACGAAAGACTATCGATCATGA
- a CDS encoding sugar transferase: protein MLKSMLLISDLLVISGAYVISLLLRFQGIQNVVWNQWGTYVFLLVVFPMLLYFYGAYNRLLFVQRVRLFFTIVKIVMAVLLLYVIVGFVTKFYFLIESRAFIFFLHSILFLFFFVVRVVIVPQILAQYYLNERNRRFCKYIGPLNHFKVINGFLSENAVSGLCTFLAEKHGKQPLNGHDTFVFSEARDFDTLYCEITSNTDSSSPLHIVSPLFGDLKLNWEWGYFDNAPIYTFDRMANQRLRDIVRRCLDIVVSLAVLGLLLPLFAVIACAIKMDSPGPVIYKQKRCGRDGKEFTFYKFRSMFERDRKDEKREEEFKHYIEHQLPKGKVINRHDITRVGRILRKTSCDELPQFINVLKGDMSLIGPRPPIPYEVKHYKKWHKDRLLIKPGISGLWQIYGRGNMPCDSSIFLDLIYVINRSLSLDIKLMLKTIPAVLLGKGAY, encoded by the coding sequence ATGCTTAAGTCAATGCTTTTGATCAGCGACTTGTTAGTCATCAGTGGAGCTTATGTGATCTCTCTTCTTTTAAGGTTTCAGGGCATACAAAATGTGGTATGGAACCAATGGGGGACCTACGTTTTTCTCCTCGTGGTTTTCCCCATGTTATTGTATTTCTACGGTGCCTATAACCGCCTGCTGTTTGTCCAACGCGTCCGGTTGTTCTTTACGATCGTGAAGATCGTGATGGCGGTGCTGCTGTTGTACGTCATCGTTGGCTTTGTCACTAAATTCTATTTCTTGATCGAAAGCCGGGCGTTTATTTTTTTCCTCCACAGCATACTGTTCTTGTTTTTCTTCGTTGTCCGTGTCGTTATTGTTCCCCAGATCCTTGCGCAATATTATTTGAATGAACGTAACCGGCGATTCTGCAAATATATCGGTCCCCTAAACCATTTCAAGGTGATAAACGGCTTCCTTAGTGAGAATGCGGTCTCCGGACTGTGCACTTTCCTGGCGGAAAAGCATGGTAAGCAGCCGCTCAACGGGCACGATACTTTTGTCTTCAGCGAAGCGCGGGATTTTGATACGCTATACTGTGAGATCACGTCCAATACCGATTCCTCCTCGCCGCTGCATATCGTTTCTCCGTTATTCGGCGATCTGAAGCTTAACTGGGAATGGGGTTATTTTGACAACGCTCCGATATATACGTTCGACCGAATGGCAAATCAAAGGCTGCGTGACATCGTGCGCCGTTGTTTGGATATCGTTGTCTCGCTTGCCGTCTTAGGGCTCCTGCTGCCGCTTTTCGCAGTTATCGCCTGCGCCATAAAGATGGATTCGCCCGGACCGGTCATTTACAAACAAAAGAGGTGCGGTCGGGATGGAAAAGAATTTACCTTTTATAAATTCCGATCCATGTTCGAGCGGGACCGTAAGGATGAAAAAAGGGAAGAGGAGTTCAAGCATTATATCGAACACCAGCTGCCCAAAGGCAAGGTCATTAACCGGCACGATATCACTCGTGTCGGCAGGATCCTGCGCAAAACGTCATGCGATGAACTGCCCCAGTTCATCAATGTCCTGAAAGGCGATATGAGTCTGATCGGTCCCCGCCCGCCGATACCATACGAGGTCAAGCATTACAAAAAATGGCATAAAGACCGGCTGTTGATCAAACCGGGGATCAGCGGTTTATGGCAGATATACGGCCGGGGCAATATGCCCTGCGATTCATCGATCTTTTTGGACCTTATTTACGTGATCAACCGGTCGCTTTCGCTTGACATCAAACTGATGCTGAAGACGATACCGGCCGTGCTGCTGGGCAAGGGAGCCTACTAG
- a CDS encoding DegT/DnrJ/EryC1/StrS family aminotransferase has product MEVPFMDLKRQYELIKDDIDIAIKKTLDSCAFVAGERVKEFEQNFAAFCGVKHAVGISSGTSAIYVALKALDIGRHDAVVTVPYTFIATVEAVSLSGAKPIFVDIDEASYTILPARIEEYFKKECEWSEKKKSLVDKERKVRIKAILPVHLYGQIADMDEINKIAQKYGLAVIEDSAQAHGATYKGKMSGSIGHCGAFSFYPSKNLGAYGQGGMVTTNDDAIAEKVRMLIDHGQKERYHHVFEGWNFKMDGLQASILNAKLEYLNDWNEDRRQNAAYYNMLLKEVPGIQTPVEKADRKHMYHLYVVRVADREHFQSFLHNAGIGTAIHYPIPLHLQEAYKPLNYKAGTFPCSEKLADQIVSLPMFPELTKQEIEYVCGMIKEWSNQSGQTTGS; this is encoded by the coding sequence ATGGAAGTACCGTTCATGGATCTCAAGCGACAATACGAATTGATCAAGGATGATATCGACATAGCGATAAAAAAAACGCTCGATTCCTGCGCTTTCGTCGCCGGGGAGCGGGTAAAGGAATTTGAACAGAATTTTGCCGCTTTTTGCGGGGTGAAACACGCCGTCGGCATTTCCAGCGGCACCAGCGCCATTTACGTAGCCCTCAAAGCCCTGGATATCGGGCGGCATGATGCGGTCGTCACCGTGCCCTATACGTTCATTGCCACGGTGGAAGCGGTTTCACTGAGCGGCGCCAAACCGATCTTCGTGGATATCGATGAAGCATCGTATACGATCCTGCCCGCTCGAATAGAAGAGTATTTTAAGAAGGAATGTGAATGGAGTGAAAAAAAGAAAAGTCTGGTTGACAAGGAACGCAAAGTGCGGATCAAAGCGATCCTGCCCGTGCATCTGTATGGTCAGATTGCGGACATGGATGAAATAAACAAGATCGCCCAGAAATATGGCTTAGCGGTGATCGAGGACTCTGCCCAGGCGCACGGTGCGACTTACAAGGGTAAAATGTCGGGTTCGATCGGCCATTGCGGCGCCTTTAGTTTCTATCCCAGCAAAAACCTCGGCGCTTATGGTCAGGGCGGCATGGTAACGACCAACGACGATGCAATAGCGGAAAAAGTGAGGATGCTCATTGACCACGGCCAGAAAGAACGTTACCACCACGTTTTCGAGGGATGGAATTTCAAAATGGATGGATTACAGGCTTCGATCCTTAACGCGAAACTTGAATACTTGAACGACTGGAACGAAGACCGCCGGCAGAACGCTGCCTACTACAATATGCTGCTCAAAGAAGTGCCGGGAATTCAAACGCCCGTGGAGAAGGCGGACCGTAAGCACATGTATCACCTGTATGTCGTGCGGGTCGCCGACCGCGAACATTTTCAGTCGTTCCTTCATAATGCCGGGATCGGTACCGCGATCCACTATCCGATACCGCTGCACTTGCAGGAAGCGTACAAACCGTTGAACTACAAGGCCGGGACATTCCCCTGTTCCGAAAAACTGGCAGACCAGATCGTTTCGTTGCCGATGTTTCCCGAATTGACCAAGCAGGAGATCGAATATGTATGCGGCATGATCAAAGAGTGGTCCAATCAGAGCGGCCAGACGACGGGAAGCTGA
- a CDS encoding acyltransferase, with protein sequence MASDPHQILKDVKLGKGVKILGFVNLYGCAIGDNTKIGNFVEIQKNAYIGNNCKISTHTFICEGVTVEDNVFIGHNVTFINDKYPQATARDGVLQTESDWKVIPTLVKKGASIGSSATIMCGVTIGENAIVGAGSVVTKDVPASAVVAGVPARVIKKR encoded by the coding sequence GTGGCCAGCGACCCGCACCAGATCCTGAAAGACGTGAAGCTCGGCAAGGGCGTAAAGATATTAGGATTTGTCAACCTGTACGGCTGCGCGATCGGGGATAACACGAAGATCGGAAATTTCGTGGAGATACAGAAAAACGCGTATATCGGCAATAACTGCAAGATCTCGACCCATACTTTCATTTGCGAAGGGGTCACGGTCGAAGACAATGTTTTTATTGGGCATAACGTCACTTTCATCAACGACAAATATCCGCAGGCGACGGCCCGAGACGGTGTCCTACAGACGGAGTCTGATTGGAAAGTGATCCCGACGCTGGTCAAGAAGGGTGCGTCCATCGGGTCGAGCGCGACCATAATGTGTGGCGTGACGATCGGTGAAAATGCAATAGTGGGCGCCGGCAGTGTGGTCACAAAAGATGTGCCCGCCAGTGCGGTCGTGGCGGGTGTCCCTGCCCGGGTCATTAAAAAACGTTGA
- a CDS encoding Gfo/Idh/MocA family oxidoreductase, with product MKIAVVGIGYWGPNLVRNFLKNDHVSGVVCIDTDRNRLDFILKQHPNVETETSFERVLDNADVDAVVISTPVSTHYPMAKSALEHGKHVLIEKPMTSNSRDAKTLYELAKEKSLVLMVDHIFVYNGAIRKIKELIKTGEIGNIMYYDAVRINLGLFQHDVNVIWDLAIHDLSIMDFLLPEKPVAVSAVGIGHYDNRIENISYLTLFFKNNCIGHINVNWLAPVKIRRILIGGDKKMIVFDDVEPVEKIRVYDKGVSAKTQEGIYQTLIQYRTGDMYAPKFDTTESLESVASEFTGSIRKRSDPLTDGAEGIRMIKLLEAAEKSLKNNGCIVDLNGI from the coding sequence TTGAAAATTGCTGTCGTCGGTATCGGGTACTGGGGTCCAAACCTGGTTAGAAATTTCCTTAAAAATGATCATGTCAGCGGTGTTGTTTGTATCGATACGGACCGCAACCGGCTGGATTTTATCCTGAAACAACACCCCAACGTCGAGACCGAAACGTCATTCGAACGGGTGCTGGATAACGCTGACGTTGATGCGGTGGTCATTTCGACCCCGGTAAGCACTCACTATCCAATGGCGAAATCGGCGCTTGAGCATGGAAAGCATGTTCTGATCGAAAAACCGATGACCTCAAACAGCCGGGACGCCAAGACACTTTATGAACTTGCCAAGGAAAAGAGCCTGGTCCTCATGGTGGACCATATTTTCGTATACAATGGAGCGATCCGCAAGATCAAGGAGCTGATAAAAACCGGCGAGATCGGCAATATCATGTACTATGATGCCGTGCGCATCAATCTCGGTCTGTTCCAGCACGATGTGAACGTGATCTGGGACCTCGCGATCCATGATCTGTCGATCATGGACTTCTTATTGCCCGAAAAGCCGGTCGCGGTCTCGGCCGTCGGCATCGGACACTACGATAACCGGATCGAAAACATCTCGTACCTGACCTTGTTCTTTAAAAATAACTGTATCGGACATATCAACGTGAACTGGCTGGCGCCGGTGAAGATCCGCCGGATCCTGATCGGCGGCGACAAAAAGATGATCGTTTTTGACGACGTTGAACCGGTGGAAAAGATCAGGGTATACGACAAGGGTGTTTCCGCTAAGACTCAGGAAGGGATCTATCAGACCCTGATTCAGTATCGGACCGGCGACATGTATGCTCCCAAGTTCGACACGACCGAGTCCCTGGAATCGGTCGCAAGCGAGTTCACAGGATCGATCCGGAAACGAAGCGATCCGTTGACCGATGGCGCCGAAGGGATAAGGATGATAAAACTCCTGGAAGCGGCCGAGAAATCGCTCAAGAACAATGGGTGCATCGTAGACCTGAACGGGATCTGA
- a CDS encoding peptidoglycan bridge formation glycyltransferase FemA/FemB family protein, translated as MIRAMRINFIDPAQDGKWDAFVDEHPDSNFFHSGAWASVIKTAYGYQPAYCVVIDDHDRITAGCSFFVVDNFPLKRRLVSLPFSDFCPPLCSLPGHWAMLVSTIIKYARDHGINGIEIRGQLPGVPENCAVTNDYVDFVIPLDGGFEDRISRRFKRYLRNVCEPNLSITIGSSEDDMHAFYRLNLLTRHKLGVFPQSFHFFRAIHRHVMAAGLGFVATARYRGRAVASGLYFMHRNTVYHKYTGTDLRFDHLRGNHFLVWMIMKYALDRGMRFYDFGRTVNTNHGLIRFKTNWGAKAIGIPYCYIPGRQGTSSVNEESAKYRIATWIIRRLPMSATTFVGGRVYRYLA; from the coding sequence ATGATTAGAGCAATGCGCATAAACTTCATTGATCCCGCACAGGACGGGAAGTGGGATGCTTTCGTCGACGAACACCCGGATTCTAATTTTTTCCACTCGGGCGCATGGGCCAGCGTTATCAAGACGGCCTACGGATATCAGCCCGCCTACTGTGTCGTAATCGATGATCACGACCGGATCACCGCTGGTTGTTCCTTCTTCGTTGTCGACAACTTCCCGTTAAAACGGCGCCTGGTTTCCTTGCCATTTTCCGATTTCTGCCCGCCCTTGTGCAGCCTTCCCGGGCATTGGGCGATGCTGGTCAGTACCATCATTAAGTACGCGCGCGATCATGGGATAAACGGCATCGAGATTCGGGGTCAATTGCCGGGTGTACCGGAGAACTGCGCCGTGACCAATGATTATGTTGACTTCGTGATCCCGCTGGACGGCGGATTCGAAGATCGGATAAGCCGTCGCTTCAAACGTTACCTTCGAAACGTCTGTGAACCGAACCTAAGTATCACTATCGGTTCATCTGAAGATGATATGCACGCGTTCTATCGATTGAACCTGCTTACCAGGCACAAACTGGGTGTTTTCCCCCAATCCTTCCATTTTTTTCGGGCGATCCACCGGCATGTGATGGCTGCCGGTCTTGGTTTTGTTGCCACCGCCCGTTACCGCGGGCGTGCAGTTGCCAGCGGTTTGTATTTTATGCATCGAAATACTGTCTACCATAAATATACCGGGACCGATCTCCGTTTCGATCACCTGCGCGGGAACCATTTTCTGGTCTGGATGATAATGAAATATGCCCTGGACCGCGGCATGCGCTTCTATGATTTTGGCCGGACCGTGAATACCAACCACGGTCTCATCCGTTTCAAAACGAATTGGGGCGCGAAGGCTATCGGAATACCATACTGCTATATCCCCGGAAGGCAGGGCACGAGCAGTGTCAATGAAGAGAGCGCCAAATACCGGATCGCCACCTGGATCATCCGGCGTCTGCCAATGTCCGCCACGACATTCGTCGGCGGCAGGGTGTACCGTTACCTCGCATGA